The following are encoded in a window of Trichomycterus rosablanca isolate fTriRos1 chromosome 13, fTriRos1.hap1, whole genome shotgun sequence genomic DNA:
- the slc4a1ap gene encoding kanadaptin isoform X2 has translation MESESSTEKPETKTETAAEEKSGDTKDQDTSMKDFNADPFKKPAAFAVPSIAMKIRSVQITQVSDSSVISNNQTKPDPSEGQEPALNKDQTSKPGSNVLPESQIQTDGAEKPTGEKQIHEKPKKPEIKPKILARVTKVPPSGKFPPLPYSEPPWAGVTTIPYSFELLKNGAIQVTVPLTKQSYFVVGRLPVCDISLEHPSISRYHAVVQYRGQEVEDGGVGEELGFYVYDLGSTHGTFVNKNKIPPKTYIRLRVGHVVKFGGSTRLFILQGPESDEEAESELTVTELRERARKQKEELEKRMMGDGSDDDDDDDDEKEEKDGEKESCGKSSSEDRGCSWGMGEDAAPEEGENEENPFATEFQEDQEAAYLKDPKKALQGFYDREGEELEFEYDDKEHGTWLCRIKLPVDDAMGRQLVAEVTHSGKKKEAAVQCCLEACRMLEARGLLRQEAVSRKRKKKNWEDDDYYDSDDDSFLDRTGTVEKKRTERMKKAGKIQERPETFESLVSKLAEVEKELAETERTLRSSDKAGSSSSTEDSLDAFMSSVRGQAAMDGVQRKKLHLHLSELKKEQERLKNLIELTRPTQLPSLQGRSAGESSDPEKPKKLALPLFGAMKGGSKFKLKTGTIGKLPPKKPNLPSELFNMKELPPGEEEEEEEEEPGEDTEKQDQVEESEDAVELEEMESVQHDEMESTDATGGDRHPEGPCLKSPKVESERQTVKRPSPHGKAKDEDTPPVKKSGKKIIGPSRPPSIVSKQYPEDDPDYCVWVPPSGQTGDGRTHLNDKYGY, from the exons ATGGAGTCGGAGAGCAGCACAGAAAAGCCTGAAACAAAGACAGAAACGGCAGCAGAGGAGaaaagtggagatacaaaagATCAAGACACAAGTATGAAGGACTTCAATGCTGATCCGTTTAAGAAACCTGCTGCGTTTGCGGTTCCTTCAATAGCAATGAAGATCAGAAGTGTGCAGATCACACAGGTGTCTGATAGCAGTGTGATCAGTAATAATCAGACTAAACCTGATCCATCAGAAGGTCAGGAACCTGCTTTAAACAAAGATCAGACCAGTAAACCTGGGTCTAATGTACTACCTGAGAGTCAAATCCAAACTGATGGAGCTGAGAAGCCGACAGGAGAGAAGCAGATCCATGAGAAACCCAAGAAACCAGAGATCAAACCTAAAATATTAGCTAGAGTGACTAAAGTGCCACCCAGTGGTAAATTCCCACCCCTGCCATACTCTGAGCCCCCATGGGCAGGGGTGACTACTATCCCATACTCCTTTGAGCTGCTTAAGAATGGTGCCATCCAGGTCACTGTTCCTCTGACTAAGCAGAGTTATTTTGTGGTGGGTCGATTACCTGTTTGTGACATTTCTCTGGAGCATCCTTCCATATCGAGATACCATGCTGTTGTGCAGTATCGTGGGCAGGAAGTGGAGGACGGTGGTGTTGGGGAAGAACTGGGGTTTTATGTGTATGATCTAGGCAGCACTCATGGTACGTTTGTTAACAAGAATAAGATTCCACCCAAAACCTACATAAGGCTACGGGTCGGTCATGTGGTCAAGTTTGGTGGGAGCACCAGGCTGTTCATTCTTCAG GGCCCCGAGTCAGATGAGGAGGCTGAATCCGAGCTGACCGTAACAGAGCTGAGAGAGCGAGCCAGAAAGCAGAAAGAAGAACTCGAGAAGAGGATGATGGGAGACGGTTCAgacgacgatgatgatgatgatgatgaaaaagaagaaaaggatGGAGAGAAGGAATCTTGTGGAAAAAGTTCATCAGAGGACAGAGGCTGCTCTTGGGGAATGG GAGAGGATGCAGCGCCAGAGGAGGGGGAAAATGAGGAGAACCCTTTTGCAACAGAGTTTCAGGAGGATCAGGAAGCAGCCTACCTGAAAGATCCTAAAAAGGCTCTGCAGGGTTTCTATGATAGAGAAG gaGAAGAACTGGAGTTTGAATACGATGACAAAGAACACGGCACCTGGCTCTGCAGGATCAA gtTGCCGGTGGACGATGCCATGGGCCGGCAGCTGGTTGCCGAGGTTACACATTCAGGCAAGAAGAAGGAGGCGGCCGTGCAGTGCTGCCTAGAGGCCTGTCGCATGCTGGAGGCTCGAGGCCTGCTGAGACAAGAAGCAG TCTCCCGTAAGCGTAAAAAGAAAAACTGGGAGGACGACGACTATTACGACAGTGACGATGACTCCTTTCTGGACCGGACGGGTACAGTGGAGAAGAAAAGGACAGAACGAATGAAGAAAGCTGGCAAGATTCAGGAGAGGCCAGAGACTTTTGAATCACTG GTTTCTAAACTAGCTGAAGTGGAAAAGGAACTGGCAGAAACTGAAAGAACACTACGTTCCTCTGATAAAG CTGGCTCCAGCTCATCCACGGAGGATTCTCTGGATGCGTTTATGAGTTCGGTCCGGGGTCAGGCAGCTATGGACGGGGTGCAGAGAAAGAAACTGCACCTACATTTATCTGAACTGAAGAAGGAACAAGAGCGACTGAAGAATCTCATCGAGTTAACCAGACCGACACAGTTACCCTCCCTGCAGGGCAG ATCTGCCGGTGAATCTTCTGATCCAGAAAAGCCCAAAAAGTTAGCTCTGCCTCTGTTTGGTGCAATGAAAGGTGGCAGCAAATTCAAACTGAAGACAGGAACCATTGGG AAGCTTCCTCCAAAGAAGCCCAACCTGCCCTCTGAACTCTTCAACATGAAAGAACTTCCCCCtggagaagaagaagaggaggaggaagaagaaccAGGTGAAGATACAGAAAAACAGGACCAAGTGGAGGAGAGTGAAGATGCTGTGGAGTTGGAGGAAATGGAGTCTGTCCAGCACGATGAGATGGAAAGCACTGATGCCACTGGTGGTGACCGGCACCCTGAAGGGCCCTGTTTAAAGAGCCCTAAAG
- the slc4a1ap gene encoding kanadaptin isoform X1, producing MESESSTEKPETKTETAAEEKSGDTKDQDTSMKDFNADPFKKPAAFAVPSIAMKIRSVQITQVSDSSVISNNQTKPDPSEGQEPALNKDQTSKPGSNVLPESQIQTDGAEKPTGEKQIHEKPKKPEIKPKILARVTKVPPSGKFPPLPYSEPPWAGVTTIPYSFELLKNGAIQVTVPLTKQSYFVVGRLPVCDISLEHPSISRYHAVVQYRGQEVEDGGVGEELGFYVYDLGSTHGTFVNKNKIPPKTYIRLRVGHVVKFGGSTRLFILQGPESDEEAESELTVTELRERARKQKEELEKRMMGDGSDDDDDDDDEKEEKDGEKESCGKSSSEDRGCSWGMGEDAAPEEGENEENPFATEFQEDQEAAYLKDPKKALQGFYDREGEELEFEYDDKEHGTWLCRIKLPVDDAMGRQLVAEVTHSGKKKEAAVQCCLEACRMLEARGLLRQEAVSRKRKKKNWEDDDYYDSDDDSFLDRTGTVEKKRTERMKKAGKIQERPETFESLVSKLAEVEKELAETERTLRSSDKAGSSSSTEDSLDAFMSSVRGQAAMDGVQRKKLHLHLSELKKEQERLKNLIELTRPTQLPSLQGRSAGESSDPEKPKKLALPLFGAMKGGSKFKLKTGTIGKLPPKKPNLPSELFNMKELPPGEEEEEEEEEPGEDTEKQDQVEESEDAVELEEMESVQHDEMESTDATGGDRHPEGPCLKSPKAVESERQTVKRPSPHGKAKDEDTPPVKKSGKKIIGPSRPPSIVSKQYPEDDPDYCVWVPPSGQTGDGRTHLNDKYGY from the exons ATGGAGTCGGAGAGCAGCACAGAAAAGCCTGAAACAAAGACAGAAACGGCAGCAGAGGAGaaaagtggagatacaaaagATCAAGACACAAGTATGAAGGACTTCAATGCTGATCCGTTTAAGAAACCTGCTGCGTTTGCGGTTCCTTCAATAGCAATGAAGATCAGAAGTGTGCAGATCACACAGGTGTCTGATAGCAGTGTGATCAGTAATAATCAGACTAAACCTGATCCATCAGAAGGTCAGGAACCTGCTTTAAACAAAGATCAGACCAGTAAACCTGGGTCTAATGTACTACCTGAGAGTCAAATCCAAACTGATGGAGCTGAGAAGCCGACAGGAGAGAAGCAGATCCATGAGAAACCCAAGAAACCAGAGATCAAACCTAAAATATTAGCTAGAGTGACTAAAGTGCCACCCAGTGGTAAATTCCCACCCCTGCCATACTCTGAGCCCCCATGGGCAGGGGTGACTACTATCCCATACTCCTTTGAGCTGCTTAAGAATGGTGCCATCCAGGTCACTGTTCCTCTGACTAAGCAGAGTTATTTTGTGGTGGGTCGATTACCTGTTTGTGACATTTCTCTGGAGCATCCTTCCATATCGAGATACCATGCTGTTGTGCAGTATCGTGGGCAGGAAGTGGAGGACGGTGGTGTTGGGGAAGAACTGGGGTTTTATGTGTATGATCTAGGCAGCACTCATGGTACGTTTGTTAACAAGAATAAGATTCCACCCAAAACCTACATAAGGCTACGGGTCGGTCATGTGGTCAAGTTTGGTGGGAGCACCAGGCTGTTCATTCTTCAG GGCCCCGAGTCAGATGAGGAGGCTGAATCCGAGCTGACCGTAACAGAGCTGAGAGAGCGAGCCAGAAAGCAGAAAGAAGAACTCGAGAAGAGGATGATGGGAGACGGTTCAgacgacgatgatgatgatgatgatgaaaaagaagaaaaggatGGAGAGAAGGAATCTTGTGGAAAAAGTTCATCAGAGGACAGAGGCTGCTCTTGGGGAATGG GAGAGGATGCAGCGCCAGAGGAGGGGGAAAATGAGGAGAACCCTTTTGCAACAGAGTTTCAGGAGGATCAGGAAGCAGCCTACCTGAAAGATCCTAAAAAGGCTCTGCAGGGTTTCTATGATAGAGAAG gaGAAGAACTGGAGTTTGAATACGATGACAAAGAACACGGCACCTGGCTCTGCAGGATCAA gtTGCCGGTGGACGATGCCATGGGCCGGCAGCTGGTTGCCGAGGTTACACATTCAGGCAAGAAGAAGGAGGCGGCCGTGCAGTGCTGCCTAGAGGCCTGTCGCATGCTGGAGGCTCGAGGCCTGCTGAGACAAGAAGCAG TCTCCCGTAAGCGTAAAAAGAAAAACTGGGAGGACGACGACTATTACGACAGTGACGATGACTCCTTTCTGGACCGGACGGGTACAGTGGAGAAGAAAAGGACAGAACGAATGAAGAAAGCTGGCAAGATTCAGGAGAGGCCAGAGACTTTTGAATCACTG GTTTCTAAACTAGCTGAAGTGGAAAAGGAACTGGCAGAAACTGAAAGAACACTACGTTCCTCTGATAAAG CTGGCTCCAGCTCATCCACGGAGGATTCTCTGGATGCGTTTATGAGTTCGGTCCGGGGTCAGGCAGCTATGGACGGGGTGCAGAGAAAGAAACTGCACCTACATTTATCTGAACTGAAGAAGGAACAAGAGCGACTGAAGAATCTCATCGAGTTAACCAGACCGACACAGTTACCCTCCCTGCAGGGCAG ATCTGCCGGTGAATCTTCTGATCCAGAAAAGCCCAAAAAGTTAGCTCTGCCTCTGTTTGGTGCAATGAAAGGTGGCAGCAAATTCAAACTGAAGACAGGAACCATTGGG AAGCTTCCTCCAAAGAAGCCCAACCTGCCCTCTGAACTCTTCAACATGAAAGAACTTCCCCCtggagaagaagaagaggaggaggaagaagaaccAGGTGAAGATACAGAAAAACAGGACCAAGTGGAGGAGAGTGAAGATGCTGTGGAGTTGGAGGAAATGGAGTCTGTCCAGCACGATGAGATGGAAAGCACTGATGCCACTGGTGGTGACCGGCACCCTGAAGGGCCCTGTTTAAAGAGCCCTAAAG
- the supt7l gene encoding STAGA complex 65 subunit gamma isoform X1 — protein sequence MMRYWGELPVASAPPGRSSFDLLQREFRQVEMQDPPLHQPSARRPRPTTMLDVPSEPCSLTIHTVQLSQHARRLRNLITAAQPGQQTLSAGSESQGLFKTEEGDSLPPRPVTPAAPDDLLPLDNKASCGPFQLRHSDPESDFYKGEGEPVTELSYPSCRQLLYQSVATVLAHAGFESAMESVLETLTDLVHEHYLRLTQLLRVAVDREARLGSTPFPDVVEQVFHEAGIGSVLALQHFWQVRIKDYHSYMLQVSKELSEEYERLVNPDKAQEDTKPFKVKEEPVSDVGFPMKEEREGDLASGEQAPSTAGLGMTTERLAGGLEDGHSPHTSAGAAGTSSPLWQLPQVKMEPQEGEEGQVSGHGVLSGDVFEEGPMSTMSESGMAQSPGSSEASYGSHSPDSLIGTSPFNQRPKKRARKV from the exons ATGATGCGTTACTGGGGCGAGCTCCCGGTAGCCTCGGCCCCACCAGGCCGCAGCTCCTTCGATCTTCTGCAGCGTGAATTTCGGCAGGTAGAGATGCAAGATCCTCCACTGCATCAGCCATCAGCTCGCCGTCCACGACCCACCACCATGCTGGATGTCCCCTCGGAACCATGCAGCCTCACTATTCATACGGTGCAGCTTTCCCAGCATGCACGGCGCCTCAGAAACCTAATCACAGCTGCTCAGCCAGGCCAGCAGACTCTGAGTGCTGGTTCTGAATCGCAGGGTCTTTTTAAAACAGAGGAGGGGGACTCACTGCCACCACGGCCGGTCACACCAGCAGCACCGGATGATCTGCTCCCTCTTGATAACAAGGCTTCCTGTGGGCCATTCCAGCTGCGGCACAGTGACCCAGAGAGCGACTTCTACAA GGGAGAAGGCGAGCCAGTGACGGAGTTGAGCTATCCCTCATGCCGTCAGCTCCTGTACCAGTCGGTTGCCACAGTGTTGGCGCACGCAGGTTTTGAGTCGGCGATGGAGAGTGTGTTAGAGACGCTGACTGACTTGGTGCATGAGCACTACCTGCGCCTGACTCAGCTCCTGCGCGTGGCCGTGGATCGCGAGGCTCGTCTCGGCTCCACCCCCTTTCCTGACGTGGTGGAGCAGGTCTTCCACGAAGCGGGCATCGGCAGTGTGCTGGCACTGCAGCACTTCTGGCAGGTCCGCATCAAGGATTACCACAGCTACATGCTGCAG GTCAGTAAAGAGCTCTCAGAGGAATATGAAAGACTGGTAAATCCAGATAAAGCTCAGGAAGACACCAAACCATTTAAAGTAAAGGAGGAACCTGTGAGCGATGTTGGCTTCCCTATGAAAGAGGAGCGTGAGGGTGACCTGGCATCAGGAGAACAGGCACCATCCACTGCTGGGCTGGGCATGACCACTGAAAGACTGGCAGGAGGGCTGGAGGATGGACACTCCCCACACACCTCAG CAGGTGCAGCAGGTACCAGCTCCCCTCTCTGGCAGTTACCGCAGGTGAAGATGGAGCCGCAGGAGGGCGAGGAGGGCCAGGTTTCAGGGCACGGTGTTCTCAGCGGTGACGTCTTTGAGGAGGGACCCATGTCTACCATGAGCGAGTCGGGCATGGCTCAGTCACCCGGCAGCTCAGAAGCCAGCTACGGCTCCCACTCTCCGGACTCTCTGATCGGCACCTCCCCGTTCAACCAGCGGCCAAAAAAACGAGCGCGCAAAGTGTGA
- the supt7l gene encoding STAGA complex 65 subunit gamma isoform X2, giving the protein MMRYWGELPVASAPPGRSSFDLLQREFRQVEMQDPPLHQPSARRPRPTTMLDVPSEPCSLTIHTVQLSQHARRLRNLITAAQPGQQTLSAGSESQGLFKTEEGDSLPPRPVTPAAPDDLLPLDNKASCGPFQLRHSDPESDFYKGEGEPVTELSYPSCRQLLYQSVATVLAHAGFESAMESVLETLTDLVHEHYLRLTQLLRVAVDREARLGSTPFPDVVEQVFHEAGIGSVLALQHFWQVRIKDYHSYMLQVSKELSEEYERLVNPDKAQEDTKPFKVKEEPVSDVGFPMKEEREGDLASGEQAPSTAGLGMTTERLAGGLEDGHSPHTSGAAGTSSPLWQLPQVKMEPQEGEEGQVSGHGVLSGDVFEEGPMSTMSESGMAQSPGSSEASYGSHSPDSLIGTSPFNQRPKKRARKV; this is encoded by the exons ATGATGCGTTACTGGGGCGAGCTCCCGGTAGCCTCGGCCCCACCAGGCCGCAGCTCCTTCGATCTTCTGCAGCGTGAATTTCGGCAGGTAGAGATGCAAGATCCTCCACTGCATCAGCCATCAGCTCGCCGTCCACGACCCACCACCATGCTGGATGTCCCCTCGGAACCATGCAGCCTCACTATTCATACGGTGCAGCTTTCCCAGCATGCACGGCGCCTCAGAAACCTAATCACAGCTGCTCAGCCAGGCCAGCAGACTCTGAGTGCTGGTTCTGAATCGCAGGGTCTTTTTAAAACAGAGGAGGGGGACTCACTGCCACCACGGCCGGTCACACCAGCAGCACCGGATGATCTGCTCCCTCTTGATAACAAGGCTTCCTGTGGGCCATTCCAGCTGCGGCACAGTGACCCAGAGAGCGACTTCTACAA GGGAGAAGGCGAGCCAGTGACGGAGTTGAGCTATCCCTCATGCCGTCAGCTCCTGTACCAGTCGGTTGCCACAGTGTTGGCGCACGCAGGTTTTGAGTCGGCGATGGAGAGTGTGTTAGAGACGCTGACTGACTTGGTGCATGAGCACTACCTGCGCCTGACTCAGCTCCTGCGCGTGGCCGTGGATCGCGAGGCTCGTCTCGGCTCCACCCCCTTTCCTGACGTGGTGGAGCAGGTCTTCCACGAAGCGGGCATCGGCAGTGTGCTGGCACTGCAGCACTTCTGGCAGGTCCGCATCAAGGATTACCACAGCTACATGCTGCAG GTCAGTAAAGAGCTCTCAGAGGAATATGAAAGACTGGTAAATCCAGATAAAGCTCAGGAAGACACCAAACCATTTAAAGTAAAGGAGGAACCTGTGAGCGATGTTGGCTTCCCTATGAAAGAGGAGCGTGAGGGTGACCTGGCATCAGGAGAACAGGCACCATCCACTGCTGGGCTGGGCATGACCACTGAAAGACTGGCAGGAGGGCTGGAGGATGGACACTCCCCACACACCTCAG GTGCAGCAGGTACCAGCTCCCCTCTCTGGCAGTTACCGCAGGTGAAGATGGAGCCGCAGGAGGGCGAGGAGGGCCAGGTTTCAGGGCACGGTGTTCTCAGCGGTGACGTCTTTGAGGAGGGACCCATGTCTACCATGAGCGAGTCGGGCATGGCTCAGTCACCCGGCAGCTCAGAAGCCAGCTACGGCTCCCACTCTCCGGACTCTCTGATCGGCACCTCCCCGTTCAACCAGCGGCCAAAAAAACGAGCGCGCAAAGTGTGA